CTCTACGGATCCCCGACACCAGATATCGAAAAGCGCGTCTGGCACTATAGAGCAAGACGGCAATAGATCGCGCGTACGTCGTCCCTCATAGCTCGACTCTCTTAGGTGTACTATAATTCGGACGATGGCATGGTCTCATTAGGAAGCGATCAGACGCAgacattcgacgacgtcgaggatCTGATCGAAACCGGAAGGTTTGCTAAcgagggagggagggaagaccgtcgttcgatcgagtTCTCTTGTTTGCGTAGCAAAACGAATGTTGGACTACCCTTTTTGCTTAAACGACGGCTCGTTTGTAACCTGGTGCCGGGATGCTACGCGTGCGGTCACGGCTCAATCAAACGCCGAAATGCAGCCAAGCGGAAGGCGTCAGGGAATAGAGACTTCTTTGATCAATAGTTATAGTGTAGCGGTTCTTGTAGCGGTTGTATGTGTGTACCTATGCGTGGCGATGCAAGAGTGCGTACCTCTAACAGTTGTTATGACTCCGTTGCAATTTGGCTCGGTTGATTGACATCCACTTCTCGATAGGAAACCGCCGGATTGCCTTTGGTctttgttgctgctgctgctgctgctgctgactCGTCTGGTATTCGAACGCGGTCAAGATAAATGCCACAACATTTTTACCGCGGTAGTTAGTCACCTTTTATAGTCTCCACAGTATTCCGTTTACTTTTCACTTTGCGGAGCCCAAACctttctaagaaaaaatgatcAAATTATCAACTGCGTATAATCTCGTGTGTCCGTGTGCCTCGCCTGGATCCTCATGTCTTTCCTGTCGACGATGTTCCGCGTGACCGTGAACAATCGCCTTTGCCTAAAGAGAGCAAGGAAGATATAATAGACGTATACTCGTACGAACCACCAGGCCACTTACTTTTTGAGTGCAAACAATTCTATCAGGTTGCGTAGTCAGTTCGGTCAAGGCTATGTTATTCTTGATAGCCTGTAATACTGCTGCATTATGAATGACTCAAAAGTGCGAGAGATAGGATCACCTGCGAAGCCGTTGATCTGGCATACATTGGCAACTGGCTTTGATAACTGCTGTCAGTAAATTCTCCCACGCCTTGATCCAATCGCCGAACACTtgtgaaaaaatgaaggGGT
The Oscarella lobularis chromosome 3, ooOscLobu1.1, whole genome shotgun sequence DNA segment above includes these coding regions:
- the LOC136185058 gene encoding spermatogenesis-associated protein 4-like is translated as MSGFAREVLKWIQSLDLTYSVKNPRRDFSNGYLVAEIFSWYFPQDIQMHSYVNGTSIERKLGNWQQLERFIQKYQFPIPKDFIEGTIHCKPNAAVSLVELLYTLLTNRHVRRLDQGVGEFTDSSYQSQLPMYARSTASQAIKNNIALTELTTQPDRIVCTQKAKAIVHGHAEHRRQERHEDPERFGLRKVKSKRNTVETIKDESAAAAAAATKTKGNPAVSYREVDVNQPSQIATES